CTTCATCTCGTCGCCGACTAATCTTACATGCGAAGAGTGATCGCCATTTTTTTGCTGGGTTTGGCCGCGGGCGTCGGGGCGACCTTCGCCTATCATATGTATTTGGCCGACGATGGCGCCGCGCCCGCCGATCATCCCGCTGGCCAAGCTGCAAACGGCGCTGGAAATCCTGCCGCGGCGCCGCGCCGTTCGGCCGTGGCCCTCGGCACGCTCGAGCCGCGCGACGGCGTCGTGCAGATCAGCAGCCCGCTTGTCGGTTGCCAAATCAAACGGGTACTCGTTCAGGACGGACAACTGGTGAAGGCGGGAGACGTTTTGGTCGAACTCGATTCCTCCGAGGCAGTGAAGGAGCATGAACTGGCGCTCGCCCAAAGGGCGGAAGCCCTTGCGTTGGCGCAGCAGCGTCTCGCCACGGCCCAATTGGCGGTGAAGCAAGCTACTGACGGGCGCGACGTTGAGATCGCGGCGCAGCAGTCCCGGATCGCGGTTGCCGCCGCCAAGGAAAAGGAGGCCCAGCAGGACGCCGACCGTTTGGAGGAAATGCGTAAGTTGAAGGAGCCGCTCGCTTCACAGTTACAAGTCGATGAGCAACGAGTCGTCGCGACGGCGGCCGCCGCCGAGCACGAGGCGGCCAATCTGCAATTGAAGCGGTTGCAGCAAACCTTGCTCTTTCAAGAGGAAAGCGCCAAAACCGAATTGCAGGCAGCCCAGAAATCCTTGGCCGAGCAGCAAACTGGAACCGACTCACTGAATCGCCGCGTCGAGCTGTCCGAACTCAAATTGAAT
Above is a window of Pirellulales bacterium DNA encoding:
- a CDS encoding efflux RND transporter periplasmic adaptor subunit, with amino-acid sequence MIAIFLLGLAAGVGATFAYHMYLADDGAAPADHPAGQAANGAGNPAAAPRRSAVALGTLEPRDGVVQISSPLVGCQIKRVLVQDGQLVKAGDVLVELDSSEAVKEHELALAQRAEALALAQQRLATAQLAVKQATDGRDVEIAAQQSRIAVAAAKEKEAQQDADRLEEMRKLKEPLASQLQVDEQRVVATAAAAEHEAANLQLKRLQQTLLFQEESAKTELQAAQKSLAEQQTGTDSLNRRVELSELKLNQTKITAPAGGMVLSVVAHSGEVVAQQPLLQIADLDNLVCVAEVDAGEVSALQSNQKATVTCRAFHDAELEGTLDRVGSQITKATLRPLDPRKQVDRDVTKVVVLVDSKKAARLINSSGKDRRAVLVGLQVEVAFPLAGPMP